The nucleotide window ggggaaacagggtatgtgctCTCTTATTAAAACTGCAACCAGGAGGTTTTACTACAAATGTTAACCACATCTGGAAAGCTACTTTATTATTCTAACAACAACATGATAAATTGGAATATGTACCTGTACTATTGCGTATTCTTGTTCTAATCCATTATGTACATTTACTTCAAATTTTCCCCAGAAATTAAATCCTTCTGGTTCAAGTCCCGGTGTTCTTTCCAGCCATGCCTTATAAAACACAAGGAAGTAAATGTCAACTGATTGAACTAGTTACAAAGTGTGAATTAGCAAGCTAgtgtttaataactaccataACAAAATATAGCATTGATAGAGAAGATAATAGGAGTAGCAGCCTTCCCTCCCATGTCCCACCCAAACATCCacccagtttttaattccttaTATTTTACATATATCTTTTCCAGTGTGGCAAAATTCAATtaagctgattttttaaaagaaaaagctgTGAACAAATCTCAAGAGTGTATGAGCCCTTTTATGATCACAACTCTGCATGACTTGTTAAATAGTAAATGAGAAAAATCATACTTTGACTAGCTGCAGTAGTGTTGGCTCTTGTTCTGATTTAAGCAATAATTCATATTCCTTTCCCTTGAAGTTATCCCGATAGTGCCTTCTGTTATATGGAACTCTCAAACTTTGAGGGACACCAATCTTATTTTCCAATAATCGAAACTGTAAGCTCTGAAATCCTGAAGCTGGACTCAAATAATCTCTTTAAAAATAGGAGAAAGAGCTGTAATTTATTATTTGCATAAAAAGCATGTTTGATTATGTGGCATTATTTTACATCAAGCCTAACTACCTAAGGACACTTCTATGTATGAAcatttctagacaagaaccaggtgttcaagatttttttgcctcttctcatgaaccatcttccatttacaaacctgagcctacgaaactgtaaccggaaaaggcagggagaagcatctgtggggcctctgtagaatctcctgggaggaaacagggcctcccttgtggtttccccaatcgcacgcattatttgcttttacattgattcctatggaaaaaattgcttcttcttacatacttttctacttaagaacctgatcacggaacgaattaaatttgtaagtagaggtacgtACCACTGTATGTAATTTGAAGTTCTTTACTGGTTTCTCCTACATTTATTGTTCTCTCCTTTGTAATTTTTCCTTTTTGGTATTCTAAATTTCTAATCCTGTCAGGATAAAGACTTCTATTCTTCAATTCTGTGAAATGCTCATACATTACTATTATCACTACAAATCCTGATACTAATTATTTTGTGAGGCGTCCTTGGTGCTCGCTGAGTTTAGTTGTTTCCTTGCAGTTCTAGCAAGAGTGGAGTTTGCTCTCTTATTTTATATTCTACTggttgccctgtcagtgttggtgggagtggtCTTGGAGGTACTTTGGTTGGGTTGTTTAGTGTTAACTTGTTTGGAGTTCCTTTCTAGAAGACTGGCACTCTGGCAAATTAGAAACATAAACAATATCTAAATACCAGGAGTGGGTTCCGGTTTGCCACCGGTTTGCATTATGACAATGCCCCTTATCCAATTTTGCTTCCAGGCATGTTCAGTAGCTGGAATCGGCACAAAACACAACTGAGGAACTGATccgctgtgcttcaggtgaagaaataaaggtcaatatTAACCTGGAAGCAGGCAgcaggccctttttcaagcagcgaaAGAGGAGAAGCAGTCTAAACAGGGAAAAgttctcaatttttttaaaaaaattatcggAGGATAAACCACCCAAAAAAAGGTGGTGGCAcacacagactggcactgaccaaactggaTCCATGACATCACTAgtaggtcgctaccagtttgggagaTCCTGTCCTAGCCACATATtgtgcaaaagagacaatcaacaaGCCAAAAAGGGAACAACTCCCCATCAGCAATGAACACCCAGATGACTATAGATTAACAATCAAGAAGTATACAATACCCCAATAGAGGAACTGCCAAATAAGCTAACAGTGAACAGCCCAAACAAAAAACCTTCAAGACCATttccaccaacactgacagggtaAGCCACTATAATAtaaacaagaaaacaaccaagctcagagaacaccagcaactcctcatttcaatcctgagttacaaatattttttATCACTATTTTGTTTCCTATAAATTCATTTTAAGACCGTTGAAAATTTCATAGCTGCACATATAAATGAATCAAAGACCTGAAATGTTTGTACCTAAAGTCAAAGAAGTCCAGAGCTGTCATTGTTTCTAGGACGGAAAATTGTTCCACAAGCAATTTAAGGATTATTGAAATTCTCTGTATTCGAGTAACCACCTTCAGCATGTTCCTTTCATCTCTCACCTTAGTTTGTacatataaaaaatattattatgacTTGGCTGATAAAGCAGAAAAATCACAATAACATTAAATAATAAAGCATAATAGACTATTTGAATTGTGACAGTGATTTGATAACATTTACAAATAGCCCACCTTACTAGGGTTTAATCTAGGTTTGTTTTGCCCCATCCACCATCCATTGgtccctcacagcctccaggcacaattttaatatttccatattttcatTTGTTGCCTGATGAGatcatgtctttctttctttgtcagaATACATAGGTGAGTACAGTGGAATTTTCCTCCAAAGAATAAGATTTTCTCTCTGGTAAAAGTGCATAGCACTGCAGTCTGAAGAATTTTAATTGTGCTCTTCAGTcataaattttaaagatttaatctAGTTGGCTTCCAAAAAATGatgattattttaaatgttcaaaaTATCCAAATTTCACAAGTTGAATTTCAAATTGTTTTTTATAAGTATTACAATCCAAAGATAAATTTAAatgcatttaaataaaaataaaatagttctACTCTACTTACATGACCATTCTGAAATATCACTCGAACAGAATCCAATTCCCACAGAATCTGCTTGAACCATAATTCATAAGCTAAAGTTGAAAGAAACatcttttatatataattttatatataatagAATCTGATTTGTATCCATTAACATGCTTTAAAATCATAAACtagaataataaatacaataaatacctGAATTATAAGTAATAActgaattaataatagtaattaattaataaatttcaGTTTACTTGAATTTTATTATGAATTGGATATATATTCTGCATTCTGCAAAGTTAGCAGTTTTGGCATAAGTTAGAAAGATTGCCTATACAAATGTTAACTTTATTGGTTTTAAGAAATATAGGGATTTTTCCAAATTAGAAGACAATTCAAATGTTATTCATCAGCCTTTTCAGCTATGATATAGCTATGGAATTTAAAGTGTTATATTAGCTGTTTTTACACATGCTCTAACTTATACTAAAATACAGTAgtatatagaataaaatatttttaattaaaaagcaaacatgtATTTGTAATCACCAGATAATAAAATGAACTGGATTATTCAGGATTTACCTTGATGGGTCACAATAAACAGATGTTCATCGtgaattttgtttcccttattttCACTCTGAAGTTCCTGTGCATTCAATATTTTATCCAGCTTTAAAGGAAAGAAGACTAAGATGATCTTTCAAAAATTCTGCAGATAATGTCATTTAATTCTGTCTTACATAATGAATatatctttatttaaaaattcaCACTTCCATCTTGATTATCGGTTTTATATATTGAAAACAATAGCTTTAAAGTCATGCCCATACACACCATGTCTTTAAACGTATTATTCAATAGGGCTGTTGTTAGATTAAGGATGAGTAGGACACCAAAGTTTGGGAAGAACCAATGCTTTCCTTTCTCTGAATCATTCTAAAAATGCAAAATGGAAGGAGATGGTGCCATATTCAATGTAGCCTAGGGATATCATATATTTTTGAGTCAGCACTAATGTTTAACATGGCAAAATTATTGCAGCTGTCCCAGCCCCACGTTAATGTAATTAggaaataaacaaatctgattttCTTGTCCTGCTGCCACAGCAGCAGGACAAGAATAtatttggggtgtgtgtgaaacCCAACAGCCAATAAAAGTGATTCTCATCCTAAAAGTAATATTGGAGCTTATGGATCTGGAAAAGAACATGTTTGTTCAACTGGTAGAGCTTTTTCGACTGGTAGAGCTTTTGCAGTAATTTTTTTACTATTGATTTTTGTCTGGCAGGGAAACCCTGCTGGAAAAAGATGAACAATTTATAAATAAAAGCATAACAAATTTTTTTCTGCCCCACAAAGACTGCCAccttattctttaaaaaataataataatccatgacTATATATTAATTTATAGTACAACTGGGAGAGCCTAAGGTATTATTCTGTTACAAATCTAATATGGAAATGTATTCAAAACATATTTTGCTGAGATAAAAGAAAAATTTGGTCACAAATTAAATACAATGTATCTCATCATAACCTAGTGGAACTATACATATTGCAGTCTAGATGCTATTGATGGCTAGGCCCTTATAAACTAGACGAATAATGGAGAATCatccaaaaaaaccaacaaccgcATAACCAAAGTTAATTTTAAGCAAGTCTTCAAATGGAAAACTGGCCTTTATAAAGTAAGACTCATAACCACCCAGCTGCTTGGATGAACTACTCTGGGGCGGGGGAACAGATGGTTATTTGCCTATTGCAGTTACTGGGAAAGTTTAAGGATCTGTAGTTAAAACATCAAAGTCTTTTGAAGATTCATTACAATAATCAAGAGTTTCATAATCATAAAACATACTTAAATAGCTACAGAAATTGCAGAAATATTCTGGTGCAAATTAGTCATTTTTTTAAACAGTACTACTATCTCATACTTACATGTAGATATTCACCATAGATAAGACCACCTTTGCTAGCCTTGTTTAATCCTTCCTGTGATTTGTCATCTGCCCCATCTTCCAAAGCCAGTTTACTAAAATTAAATCTATGAATAAAAAATGATAACAaagctaagtacagtggtacttctacttaagaacttaattcgttctgtgaccaggttcttaagtagaaaagtttgtaagtagaagcaatttttcccataggaatcaatgtaaaagcaaataatgcacgcagacccattaggaaaggaataaaagttcggaatttgggtgggaggaggaggaagacagtcactgccgaaggaagaaggtaaggtgaggggaataaaaaaaatccaaaactttaaggcttttttttaaaaagagggactctgaggcagcaaggaggagcacgcacctcccatacacccagcgcgaggctgcctcgcatatactgcgccagagagggaaactcagggggaatggcaggtaactggctgggccttcgtgctgctcttaaATTTTCTggtaaatttttccgggctcgggttcttaagtagaaaatggttcttaagaagaggtaaaaaaatcttaaacacccggttcttatctagaaaagttcttaagtagaggtaccactgtactgtcaaCAGAAGAGGACCAAAATTAATAgaacaaatagaaaaatatggagAGGTGGCAGAGCTGAAAATTATCAAAGACAAAACGATAATCTTAGCAAAAAATATTACAGAGAAACAGAAAAGGGaggttgtggagaaaaaaatgtaCAGATTATCAAAAAGATAAGATATTtgagggtacatttaacagcaaGATGTATGACAAATAAGAAGACAACTATTAGAAACTGAAAAGAAACTTGAAATAGATTTGGAGAGATGTAAGAACCTACAATTATTCTTAATGTGCAGAATAGtggcaattaaaatgaatatattaccgaaattgttgtatttatttccaaatgataccaataaaaatattttcaaagtctCAACAAGACCatgaaatttatatggcaaggtaaaaagtgAGGATCAATATAAAAATGCTTCAAGATTCAAGAATTAGaggaggatttggacttccaaactgGCAATTATACTATCAGGAAGCTGCATTATCATAGATAAAAGAATGTCTTGTGCTAAGAAATACAAGATTATTGAcattagaaggtcatgacttgCAATTAGGTTAGCATGCCTTTCTATGATAAGGGAAGAATAAAATACACAATTACTTTAAAAGGCATTATATAAGAAATGCATACTATTATTAGTATAAGAGAAAATTCACGAGAAACTTTATTGGAAAATAGCAATATGACTTTCAACAATGGAATACCTCCAAATAGAACTAATATGGGGAAATACTATTAGATATAAAGACATTTTTATCAGAGAAGCAAAGATTGAAAAGGAAACATGAATTGGAAGAACAGGGGATTTATATGGTGTGGTACAAATAGCTGCAAATAAAAGCAAGATATGAAAAATATGTTAAACTATGTGATTTTTATTTGGAAATGACAGAACTGGATGAAATACTCACAGGAACAGAGGACAGAATGATTAAAAATTGTATAGTTACTTACTCAGTATTACATTAGAAGAAGAGCAAGTGAAAGAAACAATAATAGCATGAGCAGAAAATTTTcaatataaaaatagcaattatgggaaagaaattataaattaacaatggcaAAAGCATATAAGGAGAATCTGTACAAAACATTCTATAAATGCCCTATATCTCCAGAAAgattggaaaaaaatgtttaaagataaatcaattaaatgttggaaatgccaccCAGACACTGGTATTATCAGATGTAGtggacatgcgcagaagtgaGAAATTATTGGGCACAAATTCGAAAATGGTTAGAAAAGATGACACAGCAACATGACACAGCAACCTAAAGCCAGAATTATTCCTATTAGGTATTTTATCAGAGCAATATAGTAAAGAAATTGTGTACTTGATCATTCATGTAATAACTACATAAATATATTTGCACAAAATTGTAAAGCACGTAACATCCTACAAGGagagataattaagaaaatactggaatgtgcagaaatggacagattaacaatGGCaataaaagggaaagaagaatcaGAGTATTATGATGTACGGGAGCATTTTTATCATtcgatagaaaatgaatataaatgaaaAGAGATATGgcgttaaataaaatgaaatgggaAGGTTTGATAGAGGATAAGTTTAATTGAATTGTAAAAGTAGAGTTGTTTCTTAATAGAAAATAGTGGTCAAAGaaaaaatgttgatttaaaaTGTTGTACCAAGATGACACACTGTGATTGATTAGGTATTatttgtatacatacatacatacatacatacatacacacacacacacacacacacaaacatgtacGCACACACATGTGAGAACATTATAACAGATTACATTACTATGCTGGTTATTTGAATTTGAAGACAAGACAAGACTGATTCTGGTTTTGTCAAttaaagcaaagaaataaaaataggattCCAAAACCCAGCTGCTtctaagattttttaaattattattttacttactgGTATTTATCTACAGTATTTCATTTGTTTTTGTCTAACCCAATATCTCTTTCTTATTCATGAAAAAGAGAAATCTACTTACTGATATTTGTTCTTCCAAAATGGACATCCAGTCATGACTCTAGTATCAAATATCGCCTGTTCCaatatcctgagataaaataaatTGCATCTCCTAAGTGCATTCTTTTATGTAATCTGATCAACAATTTAGGCCTGCCCCTTTCTTTGAAATACCCACCCTTGCTAACATTCAGATTCAGACATATCTAGAAATTAACTTCATGTAATACTGTCTTGTTAACTGAACAATTCCCTCATTCAATTCAAACACAAATTgcaaaacacaataaaacaaaaccCTCACAAGCATAACAGGTAACAGGAGCACTTTTAATGGAATTTCAAAGTCTTCAGTTATTGCAAATTTTTTATCATAACATCTACAGAGCAGAAGGAAATAATATATAAGTGATATAAATTTTCTACATAAAAGTCagatatacttaaatatgtaTAAATTATGAATTGTCTATAAATCCTAGGTTCAAAACATAAATAGAAAGTCAGCTCTGAAAACAATGTTTTCAAGCAATCAAATGTTCAcatgtataaatttaataaaattttctaaaaATTTGATAATTCTTTCTGAGTGAAAACATGTCCCAATATTCTTCAAGAGATTTTGAATTCTTCACTAGTTTTCCAAATCCTAGTTGTCCTTATTGAACATTGTTACTCAATTTCACCTAATCATTAACAGAGCATTTGCTGAAGTGATACACCATGTCCTCTTCATCTCAATTTCAGTAAATATTTGATGTGTCGTATCTAGAGAAAAGAACTGACCCAAAAAGTCTATCATTCCATTTACCCTAAACTGCAATTATCATAGCGGTATGGACATATGGAATTAAATATTGGTTTCACTTTTTCAAGTAAATAATTacgttttattttaagaaattttaaaaagaataatcagCTGCAGTCTAAGTCAGCACATGAAATAATAACCCTTTGGTACAACAAAGTATTTGTTATAAACATTACATACATTACATGAGTATAGCACAAACATTACTTGTTTTCTAATCTATCAAGTGATATATATGCATCATATGGGTCATTATCAGCCACTCTAAGATAATGTAGTATTACATTAtataataacatatatatatatataatagcatatatatatatatgtgtgtgtgtgtgtgttttcatagatttttcacgggtacaggtatatatatatatatactacatTATCTTAGAATGACTGATAATGACCCATATGATGCATATATATTACTTGATAGATTAGAAAACAAGCAATGTTTGTGCTATACTCATGTAATGTTATGTCACGTTTATaacaaatactgtactttgttgTACCAGAGGATTATTATTTCATGTGCTGACTTAGACTTAGATCATATATATATGATCATTTTCAGCAACTAGAGAAATATCTCATTAATTCAGTTACTCAAAATCATTTTCAGACTGTTAGATGGCATAATAGAATGCTGTGGAAAACAGTTAACTTTCTATGGAAAGTTGTTGAAGGTTTTGCTGACTGCTTGAATGACAGGGGACTTTGCCGCAGAAAAAACCACTCACTGCCATGCAAATATTGAGACCAAACATGAGATAAGATGAAAGGAGTAAATTGACCGTAATGCAGTGAGCACAATATATGTTCCTAGGACTGATACCAAGAAAGTTTTGGAGAAAGTTGCAGTGGGCTAGAAGTGTTTACTGTAACAGAAAAAAGTATAAGCATATTAATTGTTATTATAcaccaattatatatatatggctagctgatgaggccaaaataaggccgaaatagatctatcctagtctcccttaattttcaaattcagcttaaacatgtgacatatatatatatatatatatatatatatatatatatatatatatatataatattacagTAATATTACTGAAATCATGTTATTTTCAATTGTACACAAATGTCCATAAAATTTttgagggttgttgttgttgttagctctaATCTGACCCTTAGCACCACTCAAATATGGCACTTATCCTGAAATAATTAGTTATAActttgcaatattttatttttcactgaTAATAATGGAAATTTCTGTAGACTACTGTTCTAAAACATTTGGAAAGAACCAGATTAGGGAATGACAATTTACAACCTTTCAGAGTCAATTTGTATATTTACTATAGTTCTCTTATTATTTGTGGAAAATTTCAGAAAAATATGATGAGCTTTTTAACTGTTTCTCTTCCTGAATTTTCAACTCTTAGGATTACTCTTCTAACTAATTTCACTATCATTAAAAAGGAGTGACATTAATTTTCCTCCACAACAAGTTAGGACCTGATGGCTAAGAAGATCATAAATATGATGACTGTTGCAAAGTTACTTTTGGGTCACCGTGATAGTTGTACAAAGACACTAAATGAGGCTGCTTTATCAGGGCTGATTCCACAAAAACATTCCACAATGTGCCTAGGTCTATTTTCAACACATGGTGCCAAGAAAAGGTTTGGCTTTTCTCTTGCTTTGTCATTAGGCAATCCCATAAGGGAGCagtgttttttaaacttttgctTGTGAGccataaaataaattttgaatgttaataaataaatgtaagtgcTACTTTCCCTGTCAAGGGCACTGATTGTTAAATGGAAAAGGTAAACAATTTTCCAGCTTGGGGATACCTCTGTTCACCATAGGAGTAAGTCTCTGGCATTTACAAGTTTTAATTGAATGCAAACTAAAACAAACCCAGGTTTCCGATCATCTGACTCGATCATTAAGCAAGAGGGGTGGGAACGAAAACCACCTTCCTGCTAAACCAATAGAAACAGCAAGCTCTTTGCTTACATTTGTttaaagttttcttcttttttttacattttacataaatggttGCAACTGATCTTTCCAGAAATCCTGAAACCAATAAACCTTTGTCTAACTGAAGCAAATTAGGCTTTTACTCATGAATCaatgtttcttttctctctctctctctctcttttttaaaatgtttaggtAAAGAAAGCATGTGTATGCAATAATCAGTAATCTTGTTTTTGTGAGACTTCTAAGCTGATTATTAGACTCATAGTTGTGAAGGCACAGATTTCAGCAAGCCAGTGTAACTGAATATTGCCAGTCAAATTGAAATtggaacatttattttatttctttattagatttctatgccacccttctggaTCATGGGATCAGCTGAAGCTTATCAGTACTATTAAGCATATTAATCAAAAGGAAAGGAACAACCCGGGATGGACAGTCAGTGCTTCTCCAGCTCTTTGCATCAACCCAATGATTTAGCATGATCCTAAAACCTCCTCCTGATTATAAGGGAAATTCAACATGAGATATTTTCTAATAGTGTCTGGTACAGTGGATGACATCAACAGAAAACCATTTATATCTATGCAATGTTTTAAACgctgaactttttaaaagcatttcacTTTTGATGTGATTTATTTTTCACTTTATGTATGAATAAACCACTTTTTTGATATGGCCATATCCATTTTAGAGTGTTGCCTTTAGCTGGAAAACATTGCATAAGCGGGGAATGTCAAATTGATTGTCTTTTCTTTGCCTGATTCCTACTTTGGCAAGGTTAGTGTTGACAAATGTTTTTGGCATCGAGTGCTAAAATGGGAGCATGTGCACGTTCAGGGGGGAGCACCGGAAAGCGGAAGAGCAGCTCCCTGGTGCAAATGTGCGGGAGCACCGGAAATCAGAAGAGCAGTTCCCCGGTGTGCATATGTGCATCAGGAAGATGAGCTTCCAGTTTctggtgtgtgcatgcatgtccaTCAACTGGTCTTCCATCTTCTGGCATGAATGTGCACACCAGAACCCAGAACAGCAACGGGTGATGGCTGGCatgcccagagagatggctcttccagcacacgtgctataggttcaccatcacagacacTGGCAAACCCAGGAAGAAATCAAGCAATGATAAGAAATCATTTTCTTACACCTTATTTGTCTATGTTTTTGTAGTCAACGATCATGTgggagaaataattaaatatacattGCCTCTCCCCATGCTATTTTGAAAGTACATTTCATTCAAGAAACTACACAAATGTCATTCTTGAAATTGTATTGAACTTATGAAGTCAGAAAATTCAACTGtgatattaaaattaataatgatATATCATAGTAAGAAACAAAATTGAGTTTTTGGGGAGCTACATATGTTATTCTTCCAATAGAGAGCTTCCAATGTTTTTTATGACATAGAAAGTCACTTGAACAGCAAGCTTACAAATTGTTGGTCCCACTTGGGAAGGAGGTTGTTTCAAGGTTTATACTATAGGAAAAGGAGATCCTAGTAAGtaattgtttctatttttttcttccattcagtcATGTCTGATTTTTGAAGACTGCCTTTGTAGCACGCCTAATTCTTAAAATAGTCAAAATATGAAATTTGACTGCAAAATGGATAAATGTCAACAATTCAATTTGGGTCcaattttggagtttggggaagattGAGTCGATTAAGCAGTGCAGGTTGGCgaggctgcaggggagggccttctctgtggctgcccctgctcttatggaaccaactccgatatccatactgctcctactctactggccttccgaaaggctgtgaagaccaggctttgccgccaggcctgggatcCATGAATATTACATCAGCCACGGCTAAATTGTGTATGAGTGTTATGCATATGTGTTGATTGGACTTCTTGCTTTGTGGGTTTTACACAGGGTTTTTATTGCTAatgttaatatttgacttctttttattattgtgttgtgtttttatattgttgtaagctgccctgcatCTCattgggagtgggcagcatagaagtcaaacaaaaattgaaacccacctcCCCTGCTTAGGATAATGAAGGTCCACAAATCTATCCTGAGAGTTAGAGGCGACCTATGGGCAATAGACTGTTCAACTATGCTTTTAAATGTTTCCAAAACTTACTACAATAGGAAGACTTAAAGTATGTGCACATTCCACAGTTTCAGCATAAAGAAAAGTGATTGCAAATGGGTTTCCTTTCTTTACCTATATACTTCATACAATGATGACCTTGAAATAATGCTTTATTATTAGAAGTCTTTCTGCAATTAACCATGAGTGTGAGTGCTTCCAACTAACTTGCATATAAATTGCAAACCTTTATACTGTGTTATGTTCAGCGTTATGTTTTTAATAGCAGTTTCC belongs to Erythrolamprus reginae isolate rEryReg1 unplaced genomic scaffold, rEryReg1.hap1 H_24, whole genome shotgun sequence and includes:
- the LOC139155505 gene encoding tryptophan 2,3-dioxygenase is translated as MTGCPFWKNKYQFNFSKLALEDGADDKSQEGLNKASKGGLIYGEYLHLDKILNAQELQSENKGNKIHDEHLFIVTHQAYELWFKQILWELDSVRVIFQNGHVRDERNMLKVVTRIQRISIILKLLVEQFSVLETMTALDFFDFRDYLSPASGFQSLQFRLLENKIGVPQSLRVPYNRRHYRDNFKGKEYELLLKSEQEPTLLQLVKAWLERTPGLEPEGFNFWGKFEVNVHNGLEQEYAIVQAKEDSEEKEDQMAELQKQKEVLMSLFDEKLHEHLLSKGDRRLSYKAMKGALMIYFYREEPRFQVPFQLLTSLMDIDVLMTKWRYNHVCMVHRMIGSKAGTGGSSGYQYLRSTVSDRYKVFVDLFNLSTYLVPRSWIPKLNPTLHKFLYTAEYCDSSYFSSDDSD